In Maylandia zebra isolate NMK-2024a linkage group LG12, Mzebra_GT3a, whole genome shotgun sequence, a single genomic region encodes these proteins:
- the angptl2b gene encoding angiopoietin-related protein 2b: MEPPSVVLLGLLLVYGLACGVQQTLGSRSDGSRGRGSTQEFESSEEGLERDFIYAGRSKRAPADQQQDKCSYTFIVPQQKVTGAICVNSKEPEAMLENRVNKQELELLNVELQKQKRQIETLQQLVEVDGGIVNEVKLLRKESRNMNSRVTQLYMQLLHEIIRKRDNALELAQMENKILNQTSEMQQLTSRYKDLEHKYQHLASLATNQSALIAVLEEQCRSRPPPRHVPVPQPQPRPQPPPQPSPPINKPYQPPVIPRINNPISNEIQSDQKSLPPVLPTMPTGTHSPSTTDKPSGPFRDCLQALEDGHATSGMYLVKPENANRLMQVWCDQRHDPGGWTVIQRRVDGSVNFFRNWETYKQGFGNIDGEYWLGLENIYWLTNQGNYKLLVTLEDWSGRKVFAEYASFRVESEADFYKLRVGRYHGNAGDSLTWHNGKQFTTLDRDHDVYTGNCAHYQKGGWWYNSCAHSNLNGVWYRGGHYRSRYQDGVYWAEFRGGAYSLKKVVMMIRPNPNTFH, from the exons ATGGAGCCCCCTTCAGTGGTCCTGCTAGGGCTCCTTCTAGTTTATGGACTAGCCTGTGGAGTCCAGCAGACGTTGGGGAGTCGCTCAGACGGCAGCCGTGGCAGGGGCAGTACCCAAGAATTTGAGAGCAGCGAGGAGGGTCTGGAAAGAGATTTTATCTATGCAGGAAGGAGCAAACGTGCTCCAGCTGACCAGCAGCAGGACAAATGTTCCTACACTTTCATTGTACCTCAACAAAAAGTGACTGGAGCCATCTGTGTCAACTCCAAGGAGCCAGAGGCCATGCTGGAGAACCGGGTCAACAAACAAGAGTTAGAGCTGCTTAATGTGGAACTACAGAAGCAGAAGAGGCAGATCGAGACCCTGCAGCAGTTGGTCGAGGTGGATGGGGGCATCGTCAACGAGGTCAAGCTTCTGAGGAAAGAGAGTCGAAACATGAACTCCAGGGTCACTCAGCTGTACATGCAGCTGCTCCATGAGATCATCAGGAAGAGAGACAATGCGCTAGAACTGGCACAGATGGAGAACAAGATCCTCAACCAAACCTCTGAGATGCAACAGCTCACCAGTCGGTACAAAGATCTCGAGCACAAATACCAGCACTTGGCTTCTTTAGCCACCAACCAGTCGGCTCTCATTGCCGTGTTGGAGGAGCAGTGCCGGAGTCGACCTCCTCCTCGCCATGTTCCCGTGCCCCAGCCCCAGCCGCGGCCTCAGCCTCCACCACAACCCTCACCCCCTATTAACAAGCCCTACCAGCCGCCTGTAATCCCACGCATCAACAACCCAATCAGCAATGAAATCCAGAGTGACCAAAAGTCTCTTCCACCAGTTCTTCCAACAATGCCCACTGGTACGCACAGTCCATCTACCACTGACAAGCCCTCTG GCCCGTTTAGAGACTGTCTGCAGGCTCTAGAAGACGGACACGCAACCAGTGGCATGTACCTGGTGAAGCCAGAGAATGCCAACCGACTTATGCAAGTGTGGTGTGACCAGAGGCACGACCCAGGCGGCTGGACTGTGATTCAGAGGAGGGTGGACGGCTCTGTCAACTTTTTCAGGAACTGGGAGACGTACAAG CAAGGTTTTGGCAATATTGACGGCGAGTACTGGCTGGGTCTAGAGAACATCTACTGGCTGACTAACCAGGGAAACTACAAACTGCTGGTCACACTGGAGGACTGGTCTGGCAGAAAGGTGTTTGCGGAGTATGCCAGCTTCAGGGTGGAGTCTGAAGCTGATTTCTACAAGCTGAGGGTAGGCCGCTACCATGGAAATGCTGGAGACTCGCTGACCTGGCACAACGGCAAACAGTTCACAACACTGGACAGAGACCACGATGTGTATACAG GAAATTGTGCCCATTACCAGAAGGGAGGCTGGTGGTACAACTCTTGTGCCCATTCTAATCTGAATGGAGTTTGGTACAGAGGAGGACACTACCGCAGCCGCTACCAAGATGGAGTCTACTGGGCAGAGTTCAGAGGAGGAGCTTACTCATTAAAGAAAGTAGTCATGATGATCCGTCCAAACCCCAACACCTTCCACTGA